Below is a genomic region from Sander vitreus isolate 19-12246 chromosome 15, sanVit1, whole genome shotgun sequence.
TACCTGCTGGCTGTGTATGTTAGGTTGTAGTAATAAAACATGTTGCAACCTGTGTTGGTGAATAGGAGTTTTATTTAGAATTTTCTGAcaggaagtgtgttttattCCCAGCGGCTTGACAGTGATGGTGAGAGGAGAGCGGCTTAACTAAAAGAGGATGCATGGAGATCTCAGACAGCTGGAAGGATTATTCATCCCCTTCTTCCACACAGTGTCCTGTCTGCAGTCAGCAGAGTCCAACTGTCCCCTgtcctgctgctgtttgtttaaATGTCCTCATGCCACTCTGCAGTTTCTCATTCAGCCAGCAGCTGTACTGCAGATGTCTAATTAAATAAAGTCTAATTTCACTATCAGCAGGAAGCATCTGCATTGAGGTACAGAGAGAGGAATTCCCTCTGGCTGCATGTATTCTTCAAACCACACACAGTGGTATTCATTCACCTTTAATCCCTGGAATTGGTTTAATGTGTTGTCATTCAAAGACAGATAAAAGACAAACCAGACACACATGCTTTGAGATTTGATTTTATATTAATACAAGAAGTGATCTTTGATAGAGATagagaacgtgtgtgtgtgtgtgtgtgtgtgtgtgtgtgtgtgtgtgtgtgtgtgtgtgtgtgtgtgtgtgtgtgtgtgtgtgtgtgtgtgtcacacacacatctgaagcTGGAGCTCCTGAGGAGGTCACACAGATTTAAAGTCCTTGTTCAAGGACCAAACTGTGGAGGAGCTGAAGCAGAACATGACATCTGTATGTTACAGTGCTACAGTCTGAGCAATGTCACTACTCTGGTAGCACTAGGCTACTTCACAACTAAAGAAAGCTAAAAAATGATGTACTTTCAAATAACTAACTCAAAACCCATCCCTGATTTGGCTTATAGTCCAACctagtctcacggcagtttgtgaaaaagtgacacattgattcgtgtacacatttttttcgtgatggttagcacgttttttaaactaatgcaTTTCAATTGGAAGCTACTACTACTGTGTTATCCCagtttctgtcacttaaacaagctttacagtagtttcttagAAGTTCCTATACACAGATCACTATCCAGGAATAATGCATTTTGGCATCCATAGGGCTTTTTAATTATGTGTTAACCTTGTTTATGTTACTTAAACAGCCTGTTTATGTCACTTAAATAGTAGTAGTTTCTCTAAGAAACTCCTACAAACATTTCTATGCAGATGCGTTTTAGCCTTCACCCAGCCTCTTTGATGTGTTAATCCTGTTTCTGTtacttaaacagctttacagtagtttcttttagcagaagttcctatacacaGATCACTATGCAAGAAATCATTCCTGCATAGTGCAAATGCATCACATTTTGGCCTCCATTGGGCTTTTTAATGATGTGTTAACCCTGTTTATGTTACTTAAACAGCCTGTTTATGTCACTTAAATAGTAGTAGTTTCTCTAAGCTCCTACAAACATTTCTATGCAGATGCGTTTTAGCCTTCACCCAGCTTCTTTGatgttttaaccctgtttatgtcacaaacagctttacagtagtttctttaatattatatatgacaaagaaaaatcctcacaatCCTGAGAACctggaatcagagaatatttgggttttttttaaacgataaaaataactatttgtatagcacctttaaaaacaatagtttacaAAGCGCTTTGACAGAAGAAACAAAAGCAAATCAACACACATTATGTACACACCATTGTAATAGGAAAACAGAAGATGGGGCAGTTTTGAAGGACAGAAAAAGTTACAGTTCAATAAACAAAATGATAGACGGAAGACGGCATAACATAAAAGCAAGTCAATAAAAATGTGTCTCTGATATTTCCTTTCCTCCATCTCTTATTAATCAATGTATGTGATGTCTGTCCCACACTACCATCTATGTTCTGGAAGTTGTTCTAAGCAAAAGAGCAAATTAACATTCAGAAACTTCACGGGAGAAAGGAGGAGACCACACATCTTTTTTAACCTCCATAGAAAATGAAAGACTTAAATTTTGGTTTCTATCTCTGGGGAAAATCTGAAACATTTAGTGTGTTTGGCCGAAGCAAAACTAAAATTACTGTCTCCAAACTTAGAGAGTAAAACTTAATTTTATATTCCACTGACATGACAAATAAATGTGATACCATAACCACATTGGAATAACGTAATGTTGCATTATTTTCAACACATTCACCCAGGTACATCCACTATGCAGTTAAATAAGTGATTTAAACAAGTGAATCACTTTTTAGAATAGTTGATTCCAGGaacgtcgttaggcctattttaggggtgCTGAAGCAACCctaaaatgttcctaagcccccctaaataataagaacaacaataataattagatttttttcttacagtgcactctgtatcacttAGTACGGCAAAACGAGCACCCACGTGTACGGTAATGGtatgtggacgagcgaggtagagagttaGCTACTGAAGAGAGCCAAAgggcattaaaacaaagcagagaatCAAAGATTCTGCAACTGTATTAAGCATCTCGTTATCACTAACCGTATccccattcatatttagacgcaacaaatgatatatatccagctacaaaatagccgcaaagtcggaagttagacagaagtacgAAGAGTTGTTGTGCTATCAAGAATCATCTTGCATCAGCACCGTGTCgttgcattggtgtgaactggcagctttcagagcaTTGCAGACTGGAGCGTTGCAAGTAACTGGAGGATTCAGCTCGTCTCGTCGCtactctttggtctgaactccCAGGGACCTATAGTAGACCTATAGTAGAGTaaaagcagtggtgtagtctacatgatacgcaggtatacgcagtatacccactaagaaatctccaagatatacccacttaaaaatgtgcaatgggtcgagtaatgtgacagcaaactaaactaacactgcaACATGCAGAAAGACCTCTTCTCATCTGTCATTGACCCGCTCTTCGCTGAGcgcagtgcgtagtgtgtgcgtagcgaCCTGGCCCAAATGCTCCGCGTACACTAACACCAGTATCCTCCCTTCACCGCACATTTAAGACAAATATAAGTAGTCTATTTTATATTGTCCTCGTTGCTTTGGGGTCAACTTTTATGATCCAGGTTTAGGTCCCTGaagtgaaagcccccttactgctgGTGGTCATATTAGGAATGACACTATGGCAGAATAAACCTGGGTTTTATGTATATTTCAGTggcttttatgcacatcatagcctaaagtacaaaaaacataattcaactTCTTTAATCACTATATGCAAAGATAGTTGAACTACCAGCAAGCTACTGTAAAATCGAGTGTAATTACACTTTTACATGTAACTACATGTAAAAGTGTAATTACACGATGCAAGTACTCCCCAAGCACAAActgcatgttcaaaataaaaataaaaatattttaacattcAATTGATTGGTTTTACACAATGTGTTTAATTTAACTTCTATTAATAAATTAAGTTTCACTGCAGATTATTTCTGCAATGATTAAACAATTTAACATTTtgtgtggctgggttggctcagttggtagagcaggggcacatatgtagaggtttactccttgacacaGTGGCCGTTCGCCTCCAACCTGTGGtctttttgctgcatgtcattcccctctctctctctccttacatgtcttcatctgtcctgtggaattaaaggcctaaaattttgATTAGCAATTGAAGTCATTTTAGCAGCAAAAACATATTCTCTGGTCCAGCTTCTCTACATGTGaagatttgatgcttttcttgGATTTACATGATTATAAACTAATTATCTTTTAACAATTTGAATACATCTCAATGCAATGCAATGGGCAATGGGAAATCGATGTATCgattaagaaaataatctgcaggtTGATTGGTAATTTTAAATAATAGTCAGTTGCAGCCCCAAGTATAAACATACCAAGACATCTTCCCTTAATACAGAGATTATAACATTGTATATGTTCTTCTTTTGAATCCTGTGTCTTTGTGCCAAAACTTCAAGCTGtagcagaagaaagaaaagagatgctTAGTTTATGATTAATTAATAGAGAAAATCATCAGCAGACACATCaggttgttttgcttgttttaaGGACAAATTAATCTTAATGGCTAATAAGACTGACTCTGTACTGGTGCGTTTCTCTAACAAGCCCCTACAAACATATCTCTATGCAGATGCGTTTTAGCCTCCACCCAGCTTCTTTGATGtgttaaccctgtttctgttactgaaacagctttacagtagttttttagcagaagttcctatacacaGATCTCTATGCAGGAAAGATGCATTTGGGTTTCCTTAGGGCTTTTTATGATATGTTTATGTCACTTAAACATctttacagtagtttctctAACAAGCCCCTACAAACATATCTCTATACAGATGCGTTTTAACTTCCACCCAGCTTCTCTGATGtgttaaccctgtttctgtcacttaaacagctttacagtagtttcttagcagaagttccttTACACAGATCACTATGCAGGAAATCATTCCTGCTTAGTGCAAATGCATCACATTTTGGCCTCCATAGGGCTTTTTAATGAGTTAACCCTGTTTATGTTATTAAACAGCCTGTTTATTTCACTTAAATAGTAGTAGTTTCTCTAAGATGCTCCTACAAACATTTCTATGCAGATGCGTTTTAGCCTTCACATAGCCTCTTTGATGTGTTAATCCTGTTTCTGTtacttaaacagctttacagtagtttcttagCAAAAGAATCGTTTGGGTCTCCACATAGCTTTACATGATGTGTTATCCCTGTTGCTGTCACTTAAACAAcctttacagtagtttcttagcagaagttcctatacacaGATCACTATGCAGGAAAGATGCATTTATTTGGGCCTCCATAGGGTTTTTATGATGTGTTAACCCTGTTTATGTCGCTTACACAagctttacagtagtttcttagcagaagttcctatacacatatcTCTATGCAGGAAAGATACTTTTGGGCCTCCTTAGGGCATTTATGATGTCTTAACCCTGTTTATGGCGcttaaacagctttacagtagtttcttagCAAAAGAATCATTTGGGTCTCCACATAGCTTTATGTAATGTGTTATGTCTGTTTCGTCACTTAAACAagctttacagtagtttcttagAAGTTCCTATACACAGATCTCTATGCAGGAAAGATGCATTTGGGTTTCCTTAGGGCTTTTTATGATATGTTAAACAGCTCTACAGTAGTTTCTCTAACAAGCCCCTACAAACATATCTCTATGCAGATGCGTTTTAGCCTCCACCCAGCCTCTTTGATGTGTTAATCCTGTTTCTGTtacttaaacagctttacagtagtttcttagcagaagttcctatacacaGATCTCTATGCAGGAAAGATGCTTTTGGGCCTCCTTAGGGCTTTTATGACGTCTTAACCCTGTTTATGTTACTTAAACAGCCTGTTTATGTCACTTAAATAGTAGTAGTTTCTCTAAGAAACTCCTACGAACATTTCTATGCAGATGCGTTTTAGCCTTCACCCAGCCTCTTTGATGTGTTAATCCTGTTTCTGTtacttaaacagctttacagtagtttcttagAAGTTCCTATACACAGATCACTATGCAGGAAATGATGCATTTTGGGCCTCCATAGGGCTTTTTATGATGTCTTAACCCTGTTTATGGCACTTAAACAGCCTGTTTATGACAAATATAGTAGTTTCTCTAACAAGCCCCTACAAACATATCTCTATGCAGATGCGTTTTAGCCTTCACCCAGCCTCTTTGATGTGTTAATCCTGTTTCTGTtacttaaacagctttacagtagtttcttagcagaagaaTCGTTTGGGTCTCCACATAGCTTTACATGATGTGTTAACCCTGTTTATGTCACTTACACAAcctttacagtagtttcttagcagaagttcctatacacatatcTATGCAGGAAAGATACTTTTGGGCATCCTTAGGGCATTTATGATGTCTTAACCCTGTTTATGGCGcttaaacagctttacagtagtttcttagCAAAAGAATCATTTGGGTCTCCACATAGCTTTATGTAATGTGTTatgtctgtttctgtcacttaaacaACCTGTacagtagtttcttagcagaagttcctatacacaGATCTCTATGCAGGAAAGATGCATTTGGGTTTCCTTAGGGCTTTTATGATATGTTAAACAGCTCTACAGTAGTTTCTCTAACAAGCCCCTACAAACATATCTCTATGCAGATGCGTTTTAGCCTCCACCCAGCCTCTTTGATGTGTTAATCCTGTTTCTGTTACTTAAACAagctttacagtagtttcttagAAGAAGTTCCTATACACAGATCACTATCCAGAAATGATGCATTTTGGCCTCCATAGGGCTTTTTAATGATGTCTTAACCCTGTTTATGgcacttaaacagctttacagtagtttctctAAGAAGCTCCTACAGACATATCTCTATGCAGATGCGTTTTAGCCTTCACCCAGCCTCTTTGATGTGTTAATCCTGTTTCTGTtacttaaacagctttacagtagtttcttagCAAAAGAATCGTTTGGGTCTCCACATAGCTTTACATGATGTGTTATGCCTGTTGCTGTCACTTAAACAACCTGTacagtagtttcttagcagaagttcctatacacaGATCACTATCCAGGAATGATGCATTTGGGTTTCCTTAGGGCTTTTTAATGATGCGTTAACCCTGTTTATGTTACTTAAACAGCCTGTTTATGTCACTTAAATAGTAGTAGTTTCTCTAACAAGCCCCTACAAACATATCTCTATGCAGATGCGTTTTAGCCTCCACCCAGCTTCTTTGATGTGTTAATCCTGTTTCTGTTACTGAAAcagctttacagtagtttcttagcagaagttcctatacacaGATCTCTATGCAGGAAAGATGCATTTGGGTTTCCTTAGGGCTTTTTATGATATGTTAAACAGCTCTACAGTAGTTTCTCTAACAAACCCCTACAAACATATCTCTATGCAGATGCGTTTTAGCCTCCACCCAGCTTCTTTGATGtgttaaccctgtttctgttactgaaacagctttacagtagttttttagcagaagttcctatacacaGATCTCTATGCAGGAAAGATGCTTTTGGGCCTCCTTAGGGCTATTATGATATCTTAACCCTGTTTATGgcacttaaacagctttacagtagtttctctAACAAGCCCCTACAAACATATCTCTATGCAGATGCGTTTTAGCCTCCACCCAGCCTCTTTGATGTGTTAATCCTGTTTATGTCTTAAACAagctttacagtagtttcttagAAGTTCCTATACACAGATCACTATCCAGGAATAATGCATTTTGGCATCCATAGGGCTTTTTAATTATGTGTTAACCTTGTTTATGTTACTTAAACAGCCTGTTTATGTCACTTAAATAGTAGTAGTTTCTCTAAGAAACTCCTACGAACATTTCTATGCAGATGCGTTTTAGCCTTCACCCAGCCTCTTTGATGTGTTAATCCTGTTTCTGTTACGTAAAcagctttacagtagtttcttagcagaagaaTCGTTTGGGTCTCCACATAGCTTTACATGATGTGTTAACCCTGTTTATGTCACTTACACAAcctttacagtagtttcttagcagaagttcctatacacatatcTCTATGCAGGAAAGATACTTTTGGGCCTCCTTAGGGCATTTATGATGTCTTAACCCTGTTTATGGCGcttaaacagctttacagtagtttcttagCAAAAGAATCATTTGGGTCTCCACATAGCTTTATGTAATGTGTTATGTCTGTTTCGTCACTTAAACAagctttacagtagtttcttagcagaagttcctatacacaGATCTCTATGTAGGAAAGATGCTTTTGGGTTTCCTTAGGGCTATTATATCTTAACCCTGTTTATGTTACTTAAACAGCCTGTTTATGTCACTTAAATAGTAGTAGTTTCTCTAAGAAACTCCTACGAACATTTCTATGCAGATGCGTTTTAGCCTTCACCCAGCCGCTTTGATGTGTTAATCCTGTTTCTGTtacttaaacagctttacagtagtttcttagcagaagaaTCGTTTGGGTCTCCACATAGCTTTACATGATGTGTTATGCCTGTTGCTGTCACTTAAACAACCTGTacagtagtttcttagcagaagttcctatacacaGATCACTATCCAGGAATGATGCGTTTTGGCTCCATAGGGCTTTTTAATGATGCGTTAACCCTGTTTATGTTACTTAAATGGTAGTAGTTTCTCTAACAAGCCCCTACAAACATATCTCTATGCAGATGCGTTTTAGCCTCCACCCAGCTTCTTTGATGtgttaaccctgtttctgttactTAAACAGCGTTACAGTAGTTTCTTAGAAGTTCCTATACACAGATCTCTATGTAGGAAAGATGCTTTTGGGCCTCCTTAGGGCTATTATGATATCTTAACCCTGTTTATGgcacttaaacagctttacagtagtttctctAACAAGCCCCTACAAACATATCTCTATGCAGATGCGTTTTAGCCTCCACCCAGCTTCTTTGATGTGTTAATCCTGTTTATGTCACTTCAACAAGatttacagtagtttcttagAAGTTCCTATACACAGATCTCTATGCAGGAAAGATGCATTTGGGTTTCCTTAGGGCTTTTTATGATATGttaaacagctttacagtagtttctctAACAAACCCCTACAAACATATCTCTATGCAGATGCATTTTAGCCTCCACCCAGCTTCTTTGATGTGTTAACCCTGTTTATGTCACTTCAACAagctttacagtagtttcttagAAGTTCCTATACACAGATCTCTATGCAGGAAAGATGCTTTTGGGCCTCCTTAGGGCTTTTATGACGTCTTAACCCTGTTTATGTTACTTAAACAGCCTGTTTATGTCACTTAAATAGTAGTAGTTTCTCTAAGAAACTCCTACGAACATTTCTATGCAGATGCGTTTTAGCCTCCACCCAGCCTCTTTGATGTGTTAATCCTGTTTCTGTtacttaaacagctttacagtagtttcttagAAGTTCCTATATACAGATCTCTATGCAGGAAAGATGCTTTTGGGCCTCCGTAGGGCTTTTACGATGTCTTAACCCTATTTATGgcacttaaacagctttacagtagtttctctAAGAAGCTCCTACAGACATATATCTATGCAGATGCGTTTTAGCCTCCACCCAGCTTCTTTGATGTATGtgttaaccctgtttctgttactgaaacagctttacagtagttttttagcagaagttcctatacacaGATCTGTTTCTACCTTGTCACAGAAAGGTTACTTATGCCTCACAATTAGACGATTTAATTCATGAGGGTGTGTAGCTGCTGAACAGAGTCTGCATTAAACTGCATTTCAAAAGATGTTCATTCAAATGGCGAGGAAGGGGCAGGGGGTTATGGGATCCATATAGAAACTCTTCCGGTGGAGACGGAAGAGTTGATGAGCGCGCCTCTCTTTTTCAAACGCTTCTGACCGCTTACACGTCCTGCCCAGGGCTCATTCCTCTTCTCCCTTTCTCCAAGCACGGGTGTGCGTAAGAATAGAACGGATGATGAACTCTTTTGTAAAATGGGCGCTTATCCTGTTCGTCCTCGTCTCCATCATTCTCAACATCGTCCTGATCGGCATCCACACCAGCAGGGCACCTAAATGTTCCACTCAGCGTGTCCACCCGCTGAAGCGCAAACACGACGAGCGCAGCCTCGTGTTCGCTGACCTCAGCCGGCAGGAGTACTTGCAGGTCCAGCAGTTCATGCTCACGCAGAAAGACCTGGATATATCCACCAACCAGATCACCAAGCCATGGGGGAATTTCTTGTTTTTAATAGATCTATCTCTGCCCAAAAAAGCGGACGCGCTGGCTTACTTGGACGGGAAAAGCGCCAAGCCGGATAGAGAGGCTACCGTGGTGGTCTTTCACGGCGCAAAAGGCTATGTTAAGGAGTACGTAGTGGGGCCTCTTCCTAACCCGACATACCACAGAGATGTCACCATTGAGAGGTACAACATGGAACTGCCTATCACTGCGCGTACGGTCACCATCGGGGAATACGACTTGCTTTTCAAATATGTGGGTGAGGTCTTCTCCAAGCTTGGGAAGCTCATGAAGGAGAGCTTCGACGTAGATCAGAACAAGAAGGTGAACACGTTCGAGCAGATGCCCCGTGGAATTCGATCCGGGGACAGAAATACCTGGATATCTTACTTTAGGGATATGAGCGGCACGTACATCCACCCGGTGGGCTTCGAGCTGCTGATCAACCACGAGAGCGTCAACGCGTCCGAATGGAAAGTGGAGCGTCTGCTTTATAACGGCCAATACTTCGACACTGTAGAAGAGCTTAAAGAGAAATATGAAACGGGGTCTATTAAGAAAATAGTTTACAAGGAGACGCCCGACTACGGTTCACTGAAACCCAGGCACAAGCCTCTGCAGATTGGCCCGCAGCTGTTTAACGCAGAGGGGAAACGCTATAGCATCAGCAACAACCATGTCCTGTACCTGGACTGGAGCTTCGCCTTCGGGCTCAGCTCTGTCACAGGCTTGAGGGTGTTTGATGTGCGTTTCAAAAGTGACAGGATAATCTACGAGTTGAGCGTGCAGGAGGCCATGTCAGTCTACGGTTCAGTGACTCCGGGGATGATTCTAACAAAGTTTCTGGACGCGAGCATCGGGATAGGGCGCTTCGCACACGAACTGGTCCGTGGCGTAGATTGCCCCCATGAAGCCACCTACGTGGACACATACCGCTACATAGATGTTTCAGTCCCGGTCAGATATATTAATTCAATATGTGTGTTTGAGCACAACATGGGTCAGCCCCTGCGGAGGCACTTCGCTGACTTTTTCTCCAATAGTTACGGGGGGATGGTGAACAGCGCCCTGGTGTTTAGGACCATCACAGCAATTGGAAACTATGACTACATGTGGGATTTCATCTTCTACCAGAGTGGCTCAGTGGAGGCCAAAGTGCACGCAACCGGCTACATCTCCTCTTCTTACCTGGTGGATGGTAGTCTGAAATATGGACACCAGGTCGCCGAGAACGTGCTGGGGAACATCCACACCCACTTTATCAACTTCAAAGTGGACCTAGATGTGTTGGGTGAGTGGCAATACATTTCAAACTTTGGAAAAGCATCAGGGCCAATGTAAAACATGTATTgaagttctgagtttaaagtcagaattatgagtttaaagtcagaattctgacaaTAAATCAGATTTCTGAGAAAAAATACAGAATTCTCAATCCTGAGTTTAAAGAATTCTGAATTCCTTCTCTGAATTCTGACTTAGAACACTGATCAACccaacaactaatcgattaatggaAAAAAttatcaacagattaatcaaggaaaataattgttagttgaagccctaaaaagaacaaaaagtacaacacaACCATTACAACAGAACAATTAGAGGCACCACTACTAGAAATAGGCTTAaccacacaaacatttaaagaaGAGACCTACAACACCCATCGGGTCATGTTGACGGCTATTAATATGGTAATTTTACAACATTGTACACATGTTGTGGAATATATAGTGTGGCTTATGGTTAGTGTAaatttaattagccaagggagAATCTTTACAGAACTCATTTGGGCATTGGTGTTGTGGAAGAAAAGATTCTTTCATTTCCAATTCTGTGGCTGGTTCAGATGAGTTTTATTCACGCAGTGGGGACAGaagttcattaaaaaaaagctgtagTCTGTCAGTTTCTGGCCAGGATGATTACATGGTTACGGGAAACTACAGGAAGATGTAGTGTGGGCTAGGCTAAGCTCAGTCCCTGGGGAGACTCAACTCACAAGTCTGAGAGGATTTACATAGGCTCAATACGAGTCTGTTTCTCATCAAAGTCCTCTCAATACAAAGCTACAAAACGCAGACAGACTTATTTAAATCAGGATACGCTAATAATCTACTGATCAAAGTTAAATAGTTTTAGCACAAAGCTAAAGGTCATACAGAACACCAGGAATTTGATCAGTGACCATGAAAGACAATAAGGATAAGATTCAACTATTAGATAACACACATTTCAGTGTCCAACTAGTGATGAGAAACGGGTCAATTGTTCCTCCCCAGAGATCCTTGCTTGCTTAAAACTGGCACCCAAAGAGCTGCTGATTTTCTACCGGACAGCCAGGGCCTGAAATTACCATGCGCCAAATGCAGGTGAATTTTGCCATTGGCTGGTGAAACTGTCAATCTATCAATTGAAATATGCACTTTGCAATTGacaatttaatataaaaaattgGAAATGCAATCCTAAATttagtttaaattatttttaggaaaaaattaaataaagctCAATCAATTGCATTTCATATTGCCATGGTTTTTTGGCGATGTCAGtgggcgaaggccctattgaaattaATAGAATTCTTAATATTCCAccaaaatgaaaagcatgtttgAAGTGCTAAACATGCTCGGAAAGTTATGAAAGCACACATATAACTGGTGCAAATTTACATCTAATGGAGCTAATTTTCCACACCCAAGCCCTGGGGCTcaatagcgccccctacaaaattttAAAGAAGTAGCCCCTGTAGTGGGTTTCATCTAGatgtatgatttttttctctgcagctttaaattgatttaaaaattacattCATAAACCAGCTGACAACCTGACATGGATCTACAGAGCATCAACATGCCCAATGCTACGGAGCCCCTAAGGGGACATGagcaaaaaaaacgttttgtgTGAGCACATGAAAGCCGTATATCGATGTAGCCTGGGCCATGACAGTGACAGTTAGAGCAATGACTACAGTACAGAAGTTAGTTGCACTATGTTTTAATCTAGGTCTTCATTATAAGGACATTGCTGCTTTGCTTGCAAATCGTCACCATTATATTGTTTTGATATGATATTTAAAACGGATTTGAAAGTCTTATAATCTGTTCCGGAGCAAGGGATACAgcgattttgatttttttttttgctcatgtcCCCTTAGAAAAATGCATTGTCTGTGTTattacaaacatttttgtttcattttctctgCAGGAGTGAATAACTTTTTCCAGACGAAAGACATGGAATATGTCAATGTGTCACTGCCATGGATGCCTGATCACTATGCTATGGTTCCTCAGCTGGTGGAGAAGCAACTTAAAACAGAACAGGTCAGCCTTCTTTCACTTCCTTTA
It encodes:
- the aoc2 gene encoding retina-specific copper amine oxidase encodes the protein MMNSFVKWALILFVLVSIILNIVLIGIHTSRAPKCSTQRVHPLKRKHDERSLVFADLSRQEYLQVQQFMLTQKDLDISTNQITKPWGNFLFLIDLSLPKKADALAYLDGKSAKPDREATVVVFHGAKGYVKEYVVGPLPNPTYHRDVTIERYNMELPITARTVTIGEYDLLFKYVGEVFSKLGKLMKESFDVDQNKKVNTFEQMPRGIRSGDRNTWISYFRDMSGTYIHPVGFELLINHESVNASEWKVERLLYNGQYFDTVEELKEKYETGSIKKIVYKETPDYGSLKPRHKPLQIGPQLFNAEGKRYSISNNHVLYLDWSFAFGLSSVTGLRVFDVRFKSDRIIYELSVQEAMSVYGSVTPGMILTKFLDASIGIGRFAHELVRGVDCPHEATYVDTYRYIDVSVPVRYINSICVFEHNMGQPLRRHFADFFSNSYGGMVNSALVFRTITAIGNYDYMWDFIFYQSGSVEAKVHATGYISSSYLVDGSLKYGHQVAENVLGNIHTHFINFKVDLDVLGVNNFFQTKDMEYVNVSLPWMPDHYAMVPQLVEKQLKTEQEAALRYDTKTPRYLHIASNKTNRWGHHRSYRLQVFSFTGDHLPESQAEERAMSWARYKVAITKHKDLEQFSSSLYNQNNIWNPAVDFSKYIEDNENIEDEDLVAWVTTGFLHIPHSEDIPNTVTVGNGGGVLLRPHNYFDEDPSIHSADSVYIDPGSEDSCENNRMACLAQETCSPVLEPFTYNGFEGVMKFEDWV